The Thermoplasmata archaeon genomic interval GGTAGGCCAAACGGGAGCGGATCGGCGGGAGTCGGGCCCGGATGGCTTCCATGGTCTCGAGGAGTTCCTTCTCGTAGGGATCCCCCTCCGCGAGGATCTTCCGGGGGAGGCTGTGCGCCGTGAACAGGACGTACGGATCGGGGAAGCCGTCCTGTGCGAGCGACGCGAGGCTCGCGGCGGCCCTCTCGGCGAACACGTCGGCGAGGGCGGGGACGTCGTTCCACGAGTCGACGTAGGCCACATCGAGGGAGAGCCCTTGCGTACGGACGGCCTCCTTCACCGCGTCGAAGTAGGCCCCCACGCTCATCCGTGCGTAGTAGGGCGTGAGACAGAGGGCAACGACCTTGCGAAGACCGTCCCGAGCGATCGCCGCGACGGTCTCACGGATGTACGGGTGCCAATGGCGCATTCCCACGTAGGCCCGGACGTGGTAGCCCTCCGAGGCCAGTTTCGCTTCGAGCCCTGTCGCCTGACGCGTCGTGATCTCTCGGAGAGGAGACTTGCCTCCGATCCGGCGGTACCGTTCACGGAACTCCGCCACCAGCTCGGGAGGCGTAGGCCGGCCGTGGCGGACCTCGCTCAGATACGCTCCGACATCTTCGAGGGAATCCGGCCCACCGACGGCCATCGCCAGAATGGCGCTCGTCTCCGTCTGCGTATCGGCCCTCTTCCCTCCTCCGGATCACGGTGGACGGACCGGAGGAGGCTCGAGCCATGCGCCCGTCTTTCATAACTTGAGGCTCCGTTTTCGGCGTCGAGGATCGGCGATTTCCCATAGGACCGAAGGGAGCGGACCCGCGGGTAGGGAGTGGTCCCCGACAGGCGGCCCGACCCTAAGCCCCCATCGACAGCGCTCCGAGGTATTCTGTCGGGCTCGACGGTGGGCGTCCACGCCCGAGCACCCTGTGGCCACGATGCCGGAAACCTAGGCGTCGGTGCCCACCGCCGGAGCTCGGTCGATGCCGATTACCTCGTCGACCTCCTCGGGCGTGGGGAGATCGTAGCGCTTTCCTTCGAGATACCTTCGGGCATACAGCGCGGCGACGCGACCCATGCGCGGCGAGGGGAGCGAGTTCGATACCCGAAGCAGCTCGACCACGGCGATCGCGTGACCGAGGTCGTTCAAGACGTCCTTCCCGAAGAACTGCGCTTCCGCCTCCGAATAGGAGGCGAGGGTGTTCAGGGCCTCCTCGATCCGCGCACGTGCGAGTGCGAACGTCGCGGGACCCGTGCGGATCTCCGCTCCGATCCGCTCGATCTCCTGGAGCAGAGTCCGGTCCGCACGCTTCTTCGCGATCACTTCCAACAGGTCGAGCGCTTGGATGTTGCTGGGGCCCTCCCAGATCGGGGTGATCAACGCCTCTCGGTGCCAGCGCTCGATCGGGAACTCCCGCAGGAAGCCGAGGCCGCCATGGAGCTCCATGGCGACCTTCGTGACGTAGGCGGACATGTCCGCGGTCACGTTCTTCGTGATGTGCGTAAGGAGCCGGGCGTAGTGATACCTCGGTCCGTAGGGGGGAGTGTCCGTCCAGGATGTCTGAAACCCCTCGACCGCCAGGAACGCTAGGACCAGGGCGCCCTCGATGGCGACCTCGAGGTCCAAGAGATCGCGTCGGATGAGCGGGTGATCGATCAGACGACGCCCGAAGGCGGTTCGAGTCTGGGTATAGTAGTACGCCTCGAGGTACGCCTTCCGAGCGATACCGAGCGCGGCCATCGAGTTCGCGAGCCGAGAGACCATCAGGTTCTCCAGCGTGTAGTAGATCCCCTGCTCAACGTCTCCGAGCAGCATGGCTTGCGCGCCATGGAACTCGACCTCGCCCGTCGGTACCCCGACGGTGCCGCTCTTCTTCTTCAGGCGGCGGACCAGGAAGTTGCGCTTCCCATCGCGGTCGTGCTCCGGGACCAAGAAGAGCCCGAGACCCTTCGCTCCTCGGTCGTCCGGCCCGACCCGCGCGGTCACGAGCGCCAGGTGGGCCAGCCCCGCATTGCTGGCGAAGTACTTCGTATCCCCATCGATCGTCCATCGTCCCTCGTGCAGGTCGGCCCGCACTCGGTTGGCACCGAGATCGCTGCCTCCCTGGATCTCGGTGAACCACGTGGCGCCATACCGGATCGGGTCCTCCTCGCCGATGAGGCTCGGGAGGAGCGCCCGGGCCGAGGCATCTCCGTACTTATGAATCGCATACGCCGTTTGATTGGTGACCGTGAGGATGCAACCGATCCCGGGATCGGCGATGAGATAGAGGGACGCGAAATGCTCGAACCAATCCCCGCGGCGGTACGGTCCCCGGTTCACGGCCCCTTCCTTGAGGAGCCACTCGAGCGCGCGCATTTCGGAGGGCGCCATCCAGGCGCGGTCGACGCGTTCCCCGTCCACGCTCCACATGATGTGTTCGGGGTGCCCGAACTTGTCGACGTAATCCGCGACCTCGTACAGATCCTTGCCGGTGAATTCCCCTAGTCGCGCCAGATCGGGAACCGTACCCAAGTGAAACCGCAGGACGGCTTGGAACGGGAGGTCCAGGGTGAAGTGGTTTCGGCCGTAGGCGTGAGAGAGATGGCGATAGGGAGAGTCCGACACGGCCTCCCATGGCTTCGGTCTAGTTAACGAGGGTCGGGAAACGCATCGTGGGTCGGTCGTCCGATGCCGGACCCGTACGATCGCGAGTCGCCACGTTGCATTGTACGATCGATCGCTCCATACCGGTCGGAGCGGGTGGGTTCAGTGACGGATGGTCGGAAGGCCCGTCACCATCGAAGGGCCGAAGCGACCTGCTTTCGGGCGGCTCTCGTTTGGTGGCCCGGACCACTTCGGGTGTAACTCGTGCACGCGCATGCACGACACGGACCATCCGACGGATGCAGTCGCCTCTGGTGCCGGCAGCCCGCGGTCTCACACTCCGTCGTCACGTAGTCCTCTGGGCAATCTGTGAGTTCGGTGGGGCGGATGTAGCTTCCGCGGCGGTGAAGGGTGGAATCGGGGCCATGGCACGCGGAGGGAGCCAATCCGCCCGGGGCCCCTCGCGAGGGAGACGACGAGGACCCATCCCCGAACTCTTACGGTGCGCTTCGAACCACGCGAACATTGACATCGTCATGGAATCTTCGGACCTCCAGCGTGGACCCCTGGGCACGGAGGGCGACGAGGAACGGCTCCGCGCCCAGTCCGGGTCCGTCTCTCCACTTCGCCACGAACAGCCCAGTACCCTGCTGGAACGGGATCGCCAAGCCGCGCGCGACGAGTTGGCGGAACCCATCATCCGACAACGGCTCGAATGGCGTTGCCAGCATTCTCTTTCTCCGGGGATAGCTCTGCTTCATGGTCTTCATTCTTCACTCCGAGGCGAGGATTCCGTTTCGGCTTGGCACGGACCGCACCCGGGGCCGAGGGGCGGGGCTCCGCGAAGGCGCGGCGAGAATCTCGCTGGGATCACGGCCCGACGCCGGGGTTCGCTCCGGGGACAAGAGGCCTGCCTGCCGGAGCTCGGTCGTGATGGTCTGCACGGCAAGTTCGACGTCCGACGGTCGACGGGCTCCGGTGCAAACTAGCTTGCCGCTGCCGAAGAGGAGCACCACCACACGCGGCGTCGTGAGACGACAGACCAGTCCAGGAAACTGCTCGGGCTCGTACTCCACTCGGTCCAGGCCGAGGGTGACCGCGATCGAATTCAGGTTGACTTCGCTCCCCAGGTCGGAGGTCGCGACGATGTTCTGGACCTGGATCTTGGGGTGCGGGAGGATCTTCTGGCCGGCCTTACGGATCAGCTCGGAGATCGTGCGGACGGCGGCATCCACCTGATTCCAGCTCTTCCCTCCCGTGCAAACGACCTTGCCCGAGCGGAAGAGGAGGATCGCCGTTTTCGGTTCCTTGAGCCGGTAGATGAGTCCGGGGAACTCCTCCGGATTGTATTCCGCCCCGTCGAGCGCAAGGCCGATCGACTGTAGATCGAGCACGTCGCCGAGCGAAGTCGAGGCCACCACGTTCTCGATTCGGATCCTCGTCATGATGCGTATATATACTATTTAAAGATATATTTAAAAGGGATGGGTCGAGTCCGCCGCGGTACCCCGACGGGTGTCGACTCTCAGACGGGCCCGGCGTGCAATGACCCGCAATACCTCGAGAGAAATGGATCGTTCTGGGTCTGGTTCGTGCACAGGAGCGCCGCGCGCTTTCCCAGGGCCGGAGCGAAGCTCCATCCGAGCCGGAACCCGCCGTTCGCGATGATCAACCGGCCCTTCCTTCCGACGATCGGTAGGCCGTCCGGAGTGCACGGGCGGGATCCGTCACCGAAACTGAGGACCCGATCGACGGGTAGGAGTTCCTTCACCGCGGCGAGGATGCTCGGCGCGTGGGAAAGGCGTGCGGAGAGGTCGAAGTCCCAGCCGCCCGTTACCTTCAGCTCGTTCTCGAACGGGACCACGGCGATTCCCCGGTCCACGAAGATGGTGGCGACCTCCACCTTCATCGGGCTCTGAACGTGCCAGCCGTACCCCTTCACACCCGTGAGAGGGAGACCGAGCTTGCGTGAGGTCACGCCGGTACTGACCACGACCGAGTCGAAGTTCGCCGTTGTCCCTCCCATTCGGAGGGTCCCGTCCAGTCCCACATGATCCACGCGCTGGCGCACGATCTGGGTCTGGGTCAGTTCGCGGAGCATTCTCTGGACGAACCGTTCGGTGTGCACCCATCCGACGGACGGGTAGAACAGGCTCCCGGCCCAACCCTCCCCCTCCCGCACCTCCACGGGAACGATCGAGCCCTTCGACGTCGCGACCGCTCGATCCTCCAGGAAATGGGTCCGGTGGTCGTACCGTTCGAGCAGGCCCTTGAGGGTGTACGCGAAATCGTTGTTCTGGGTAGCCAGCTCCTCGTACCCAGCGACGGACGTCCGCGCCATCTCGCGGAGGACCTCGTCGGCTCCGGGGATGAGATCTCTCTCCAGCTCGCGAAGGCTCGCGGACAGCCATCTCCCGTCGACGCTCCGAAACGTACAGGTTCCGCCACGCCAGAATCTCCAGACCCGACGAAGGAACGCGAAGGTGTTCGTCCGGTAGGCGTTGGCCGGCTCGATGATCCCGGCCGCATGATCGGAGCGAGCGCCCGGCTTCCCCTCCTCGTAGAGGGTGACCTCCGCGCCTGCCCGCTCGAGATGAAATGCGGCGAAGAGCCCGACGATCCCCCCGCCGACGACGGCTACCTTCATCGACAGACCCGTCGCCTTCCGAAGGAGTTCAACCACCTCACCATTGAAAAGCTCGCCATTCGATCGTGGACCCTTACGTAGGACCGCGTGTCGGCACCGTGGAACGGGCGTCGGACGAAAGCGCTCCCGCGTTCCCGAGGGCGGGTGGGCTGCTTGGTTCGAGCTCGGCGTACTTACTATACCATGGACTTCTGCACGACCCGAAGGTTGTAGCATGGCGCGGGGAAGCTGGGTAGGCGTACTCGCCGCGCTGGGCGGGATTCTCATCGTCGTGGGAGGGTTCTTGGGGTTCTTTCTCAGTATCCTCCCGAGCGGCTACGCTCCCCAGTACTCGCTGGGGACGTCGGTCGCGGTAGCGATCGTCGCCGTCCTCCTCGGGGTCGCCATTCTGATCTTCTCGGGCTATACGCGCTACCGGGGAATGGGGCAAGGCATGGCGGGGGCCCTCGCGTTTCTGATCCTCGGGGCAATCACGTGGGTGATTGCGGGAGGATGGCTCCTCGTGGTGATCGGCTCGTTCCTGACCATCCTAGCGGGCCTGATCCTCTTGGTCGTGATCCTCAGGCGCGGGCCTAACGAGCGAAGGTCGGGCCCATCCTGATATCGCGTGGGACCTCTCGCAGAGTCGTAACTTAGCAGGGAACGGTGCGTGGGGCCGAAACGGCAGGGAGTTCCCATGCTCGAGGGTCGGGGCCCCGAGCCTAGGATCGGCGCGATCCTACGCGCGACGCTTCTTCTCGAGCATGAGGGCGTAGTGGTACGGACCTAGATCCCACTCTGCGTTGGTCTCCAGGCCATATCCCTCCAGTATGCGTCGGGCTTCCGTTGCGGCGAGCCGATGTTCCACCGGCGGACCTCCCGGGGTCGATTCCTTCTTCCAGTCCACGTCCACGAGGCGACCCCCCGGGCGAAGGATCCGCACGGCTTCCGCGACGGTCGCCGGTGGCACGCCGTGGAGGACGTTGGCCAGGAGGACGCGATCCGCGAGATCGTCGGGAAGGGGCACTTGATCCGGCCGAGAGATCAGAGCTTCGATGTTGGATCGGTGTCGTTCGGTCGCTCGCTCCCGGATCAGGTCAATCAGCTCGTGGGAGACATCGACCGCGTAGACCCGACCGGTCGGCCCGACGCATTCGCTCGCCGGAAAAGTGTAGAATCCCGAGCCGGCGCCCACGTCGACGACCGTCATGCCGGGTCGGAGACCGACCCGGCTCCACAGGTTCCGTGCATCCTCCGACTGGAGGCGATCGGGACTCTCCAGAACGGCACTCGCACGTTCCCGGGTCCAGACCTCCTCGTGCATCTTCCGATGATCCGCATGATGGTGAGACTTCGGACGATGCGCGGGGTGCCGGGCGTCCACCTCGGCCGGGCGATCGCGGCTACGTTTCTGCGGAGGCATCCACGGCTTCCTTCAGGCTCTGCTCGATCTCCGCTCCCATGCGCTCCAGCTTGGGCTGCGGCAGGAACGCACCGATCAGGATCGTCGGTCGTTGAAGGGTGATCCGCGTTCGGCCCTGCTCCGAGGAGACCTCCAGTTTGCACGGGAGGAGGATCGCCACTTCCCGGCTCACGCCCAGCGCGGCGAGGGCATGCCTCGGGGAACAGACGTCGAGCAGAACGATGGGCTCGATCACGGCCTCGGTCTTCTCCAGGAGGATGTCGTGGATGCGGACGGTGGAGAGGATGCCGAACCCGCGTCGCTTCAGCTCGGTCCCGAGACGGACGACGGCATCCTCTACTCCTTCCGTGGAGAATCGTTCGTACGTCGAACTCTCCATGGTGATCCCATACCTCCTTCGCGATGTCTCACCCGCGCGGATGAGCTCCCGGGCGAAGGGCCGGCTGAGAGGTTATCGGTTCGCTCGTAACGAGGTCCGCCGGCGAAGGCGCCGCCTCGCGAACGGCGCTCCCGAGCGAAGGTGCGAGCACCCGAGCGACCACTTGGACGGGAACGTGCGCTTGCTCGAAGAGGACACCTACAGGGCAGATACGGAGCGTCACCCGCAGTGCTGTCTCCACCTCCTCGCTCGACGCTTCGGTCCGAACTTCGAGGGTGCCTGCGACCCGCTGGATGGTCGGAGCTCCCTTCGGTCGCTCGGCCCCCAACGCGACTCGCATGTCGACGAAGCGTAACTTTCGCCTCTGGGCTACGAGCCCGAAAATCGTTGTGATGCATCCGGCGAGGGAGAGCACCATCAACTCGAGTGATGAGGTGCCGGCATCCGTCCCATCTTCATCGGGCGGTAGGTCGACGGTCACCATGTGACCCCGTCCGTCGTCCAGCCGGGTCCTGAAGCCGCCCTCCCAGACTCCGTGCGCTTCCATGCTTACCATCCTAGGACCACAGATGCGGAGTAGATGGGAGCGGAGTCAACGCCACTTGACCCTCTTTGCAGCGGATGGAAGGCGGTGCTTCTCGAGCACGGATCGCTTCTCTCGCCCGCCTGCGACAACGAGGGGACGCGCGCGACCATCAACGATCCTTCCGTACTGGGGTGTCGGGGGTTCGCGGTTCTCCGCGAGGTCGCCCAGGGAGGAAGCGGCCGGTCTCGGCCATGAGCCGCTCGTATTCGGCCCCCAGACGCGGGGAGCGGGTGAACATCCGCTCTTCCACGGTCGCGCGGTACTCCGCGAGCGCGAAGAGCACGATCGCATCGATCGCAACGACCGGGCTGAGAAAGAGGAGCGTGGTTCCGATCGATAGGAAGAGGATTGCCGAATACATCGGGTGTCGAATCCAACGGTACGGACCGCTCCGGACGATCGGCTGGGTCTCGGTGATCTGGATCTTCACGGTCGTGTACCGACCAAGGGTGCGTAGTGCCCAGCCGGCCAGCAGCGCACCTCCGACCCACACCACGAACCCGACGGCCTGAACGATCTCATCCCCGGGGAACCCGAACGTCCATGGGCCGAGGTAGGTAGGGTGGGGGACCAGCAGGACCAGGAGGGTGTAGAGCAGTAGGATCGAAACTGCCGCGAGCCATACGATTTCGGTCCACTGGGGGACGCCTCCCTCGGTCGCTACCGATTCCCTCGGCCGGTGCTGGGACAGGCTGGGGCGAGCGAGCGCGACGGTCGCCGCGAGGATGAGGAGGGCCGTGAAGGCGAGGCCCTGAGCTACTTCGAGACCGAACATGCTGCTTCCCGATCTTGTTCTTCTGCGCGGGCTCAGGGAAAGGCAGGCTGGAAAGGGTTGTGGGCTGACGGAAGGATCGCCTACCGGGTGAAGAACGGCGTCACCTCGCGGATCGTCCGTTGGGTCGGGAGCCCGACGCTCTGGTACAAGCCCTCGAGACCTTCAGCGCTCGGGGCCTCCCACACGCAGTGAGCTTCGGTGGCGTTCGGAACGCCCACGATCGAGATCGGCCGGAATCCCGCCGGGATCTGGCCGTTCTTCGCGGAGGTGATCGTCCCCTGCACTTTCGCGATCACGATCTTCGTGTCTGCATCCTTCCACTTGTGGCTGATTTCGTAGGTCGGCATTTTTCATCGACCCGAGGAGGCCCCGTACCGAGAAGAGCAGCCCCGTTGCGAATGCAATGGGCTTATCGCGCACAAGGCGGTGGAGCCAAGGGCAGAGCCGGTGCAGCTCGTACATATCCTGATCCAACACCCCTGCCTCCTGTCCGCGCCGGTGACGGCCTCTGTGCGAGGGCTGCGGGTGACCCACCTCTGCCACCGTGGGAAAGAGACGACTCTCGAGGCCCATTCACCGGATCCGGCGGATCTCGCTCCGCTCCTCGAAACGTACCGGAACGCAGGGGGCACCGAGCTCTTCCGCGAGGGAGATGGGTCGGCCGCGCTCGTGCGATTCGCTGCGTGCGCGTGCTGTCGCAGCGGCCGGGTGATTCCCACGATCGAGGCCGCGGGCAACCTCTACCTTCCGCCCTCGATCTACTCGGCGGAGGGTGAGACGTATCAGTTCCTGGTCCCGGAGGGCGGCCTCGATAATGCGGTCCTCGCGACGCTCCCAGCGGACGTCCGCGTGATCCGGATCGGGACCCGAGCGTTGACTTCGCTGGGGTTCGAGGACACCTTCCTCGTTCCGGTCGGCAATCTGCTCTCCAACCTCACACCGCGGCAGCGCCAGGCGATCGTGCTCGCGTTCGCCCGAGGGTACTACCGGATCCCTCACGCCGTTACAACCGGAGAGCTCGCCCAGGCGCTGGATGTTTCGCGGGAGGCGTTCGACGCGCTGCTCCGAAAGGCCGAGAACAAGCTGATGACCGCGCTCTTCCCCTATCTGGCGGCCCAGTCGACCTCCGCGGAGGGCCCGATCTCTTCCGACCGTTCAGGGGGAACCACCGATTCATGAAGCCTTCGCGCACCGGCCCAAGGCCGAGCCCCGTTCGACGGCGGAGGGACGTACGATCCAAGAGCCGAAGCGCATCCGGAGGCGGCCCCTCCCCGCTCCGCCCCTCGACGCGCTTCTGGCCCCAGCACTCGCCGTTCACCTGCGGCCCGGCCGCTCTCGGCAACGTGCTCCAACAGATCGCTCGGTACCGGCCGCCGGACCTTACGGCGGAGGAGATCCGGATTTGGAGGGAGAGCACTGCTCTCGTGTGTCCCGGCTCGCACCCTCTCGGTCTCGCACTTGCAGCGGTGCGAAGAGGATTCCCAGCGGCCGTCGAGATGTCCGGACCGCGCCCGTGGCTCTGGAGACACATTCTTTCAGAGCACGGCGGGCCCGGAGCCCTCCGCATCTACCGCGTGGCGGAGGAGCGACTCCGGCAGGAATGCAAGGAGCGAGGGATTCGCGTCCGTTCCTACCGCGAAGTGCCCAGCCGGGTCGGGTCTCGCGCCGGGCTCCTGCTCGTAGATGCGAGGAGCGTGGAAGCACGGCATTCCGACCCCCACTGGGTGGGACTCGTCTCCCGGGGCCGAGATCTGCAGGTCTTCGACCCGCTTCGGCGATCGCCTTACCGCTCGGAGCGCTCACTCGACGACTGGAAGAGGCACGCCGGGTTCCAGGGAAGCAAGGTGTGGATCTCCCTCCTCCCACTCCGCGGCTAGCGCGCGGAGATTCTTCGGCACCCCCGAGCACCCCGCGGGTAGACCGTTGGGGCCGTCCGCGGCCTACGAGGAGATCACGGGGAGGTTGGTGGCAACCGCCTTGAAGCCCGCGGTGCGGTGGGCACCGTCGCAGTTCGGCTTCTTCGAGGAGTGCCCGCACCGGCACAGAGCCGTCACGACCTTCCCATCGACCAGCACCAGGTTCGGCCCATTCTCTACAGCTTGGATCTCAACCTTCGTCATCGGCTCGTTTTAGGACGCCTGGGATTAAGGCGAGCCCGTTTCCTCGGGTACACCAACTGGTTCTGAGCCTACCAGCCCCGAGTGGCCGGGCCGGCCCGGCAGTCGCCGACCCCTCCATCGACTTCCAGCGGCATCCGAAATCGTATAGGGCGATGGGGGCCTGTACTTCGTGCTGGAGACAAGGACGATGAGTGCCACAGAGGATGTTTTGGGAAAGGGGATGGTCGAGGGGCTGATCGGCGCGTTGAGCGACAAGCACGCCCAGTTGGACCTGCGGTTGAAGGGCGTGACGCTCAATCTGGTCGGAGCCCCCGTCAAGCTCGAAGTGAACGGGACGGTGTCGGTCTCCGTTCACATGCGCGACCTCACCAAAGAGGAGACGGCCGCGCTCGCGGCCGCTCACATCGCAGCCACCAAGGCCGCCTAGATTAGACGCAGCAGTGCGGGTAGAGCGCCGAGCTCTACGCGGATGTTGCCCGTGAGGGCGCTCGCACCCCTTCCAAGCCGTGCCAACGGACGCTTCCCTACCGTGAGGGTCACTGTCCAGCCGAGCTCCGATAGGCGCTGAGGTATCCGGAGCCCTTGTCGCATCTCCCTGAATCCTCCCGATAGGAGGAGGCGTGGGAGCTCCTTGGCGAGGGTCTTGACGGGGGCAAGGTCCACCTCCAGGTTGCGCTGGTCCGCGTCCATCTCGACCCACGGGACCCCGTCCCAGTCGATGCTCAGCTGACCTCCGCTGATCCGCTCGAGGAGGGCCAGCCCCGTCGGGGCAGGAGGAGATCGGGCCATGCTCATGGAGGGCTCGGCCCCTTAACCCGCTTCCCGCCCCGTTCCGAGGTTGACTGAGAACCCCCTCCGACTCACGAGTGGTGGTAGCCTAGCGCCACGGCGTCCCAGACTACGGCTCGCAGAAGAATCTCAGCTCGTTGGGTGTCCGGCCGACGGGAACGGACCCACCCGCCGAACCGCTCCTTGAACGCTCCGAACGTTCCCTCGATCACCGCCCGTCGCCGATACCGACACTGGAACTCCCGTCGGTGGTTCCGCTGGTCCGACAACATCTGGCTCCACGCCGGGGCTCCCCCGGCATCGATGCGCCCGATGTTCCGCTTTAGATCCATCACGGGCCGACCGCCCCGGTCGGCCACCGCTTGGGCGTTCCGTCGCGAGAGATACCCTTTGTCGAGCGCCACGTTGCCGATGGAGACCGTTCTCGGGAGCTGCTCGAGAAGTCGGGGCAGTTCCGTGACGTCGTTCGTGCGGGCGTCGGTGACGTGGGCGGCGAGGAAGAAGGGAAACTGGGCCCGGGTTGCCACGAGCGCGTGGAGCTTCACGAAGACGTGGCGAAGTCCATAGCCGAGACGGGCGGTGATCCACCGCTCGTATCGGCGGGTCGAGAGTCCTGTTCCATCGGCGGCGAGGTTCTCACGCGGTCGGCAGAGCTGGTGCGCCAGGGTTCCCACCAGTCGTTCGAGGTAGAGGATCGGGACTCGGACCACGAGAGCGGCAACCGTGGGAGCGGCGGGGACTCGCCGAAAGCCGAGCTTGCGAGCGAGTTGAGGGAGAGCCACGAGAGTCGTGTGGACCTCATCATACGACCATCCCTCCAGGGCACGGAGGAGGAGAAAGCGAACGACATCCCGAGGGTCGGTGGGAGGTCGGCCGGGGGTTCCGGGTGGGCGGACCCAGAACGGTGGGGGAAGTCGGCGAACCAGTTTGGCGAGTCGGCGGAGGACATCCGCCCACCCGTTGCGTAAGAAGCGACGGTAGCGCGCCCAGTCGATGCGTCGACGGGTGCGTGGGCCGATGGGTGTTTCGTTCGGTCGGTGGCTGCGCTCTTCTGGGCCGAAGGGCCCCCTCCGTGGCGGTTGGCGTACACAACCACGCTGTCGCGGAGGTTCCCTCTTCATCGAGAGGCTCCAGAGGAACCTCCGAGTGGCCCAGCGAGGTTCTCAGTCAACCTCGCCCGTTCCCAAACCGTTAAGCCTCCGGTCCCAGAGTGGCCCCCGATGCGCTACGTGGTGCTGGGGGCGGGCGGGAGCATCGGTAACGCCGTCGCCCGATCCGCGGCCGTGCGCGGTCACACGGTCCGAGCCGTGGCCCGTCACCCAGAGCTCATTCCGGATCTCCCCGCGGGGGTGGAACGATACCGTGCCGATGTGCTCGATGCCGCCGCGACGACCGCCGCGTGCACGGGCGCGGACGTGATCATCCACGCGGTGAACGTACCGTACCCCGGCTGGGCCGAGATCGTCCCTCGGGTCGCGGCCAACGCACGGAGCGCCGCGGAGGTCACCGGGGCGATCCTGGGCTTCCCCGGAAATGTGTATCCGTACGGGGTGCCCCAGACGAACCCCGTTCTGGAGAGCCATCCGTTCGCGGCCACGACCGTCAAGGGACAACTGCGGGCCGAGATCGAGCGCGACTACATGACCGCTCACGCGGCGGGGAAGATCCGGCTGGTGCTCCCTCGGTATCCGGATTTCTACGGTCCGAACGTCCTGAACCCTTTGTTCGCCCCGATATTCGACGGGGCGATATCGGGAAAGGGCTGCCGCTGGCCGATCGATGCGGACCTTCCGCACGAATTCATCTTCATCGATGACGCCGCGGCGGCCATGATCCGCCTCATCGAGACGCCCGCGGCCCACGGGATCCCCGTGCACGTTCCCGGGCCCGGAACCATCCCCGCTCGGGAGTTCGTCCGAATGGCGTACGCGGAAGGCGGGCACCCTGAGAAGCTCAGCACCTTCGGGCGAGGGGCGTGGCGCGTGGCCGGCACGTTCAACGCCGAGATTCGCGGAGCGTACGAGATGGCGTATCTGTTCGAGACCCCCGTGGTGCTGGGGGGCTCGCGCTACGACTCTCTCGTAGGAGAGTCTCGCCCGACCACCCCCTATCCCGAAGGTATCCGCCGCACGGTCGCGTGGTTCCGTTCACCGTCGCGCGGGTCCGGAGCGACCACCCGACACTGAACGGATGGACGAACGGGCGTTCACTGCGGCGTAATATCTCGGCGCGCATCTGTCTCGACATGGCCGGAGAGCCGACGGTCTCCTTCCGCAAGCTGACCCACGCGGAAGAGTCCGTGATCATGCATCGTGGCACGGAGCGGCCGTTCTCCGGAGAGTACGAGCACCACTTCCAGCCCGGGACGTACGTGTGCAAGAGGTGCAGCGCTCCGCTGTATCGGTCGAACGACAAGTTCGACGCTCGATGCGGCTGGCCGAGCTTCGATGACGAGATCCCCGGGGCGGTGAAGCGACTGAGCGATTCGGACGGTACGCGCGTCGAGATCCGATGCGCGCGGTGCGACGCCCATCTCGGCCACGTCTTCGA includes:
- a CDS encoding methyltransferase domain-containing protein, which encodes MPPQKRSRDRPAEVDARHPAHRPKSHHHADHRKMHEEVWTRERASAVLESPDRLQSEDARNLWSRVGLRPGMTVVDVGAGSGFYTFPASECVGPTGRVYAVDVSHELIDLIRERATERHRSNIEALISRPDQVPLPDDLADRVLLANVLHGVPPATVAEAVRILRPGGRLVDVDWKKESTPGGPPVEHRLAATEARRILEGYGLETNAEWDLGPYHYALMLEKKRRA
- a CDS encoding DUF302 domain-containing protein, translating into MESSTYERFSTEGVEDAVVRLGTELKRRGFGILSTVRIHDILLEKTEAVIEPIVLLDVCSPRHALAALGVSREVAILLPCKLEVSSEQGRTRITLQRPTILIGAFLPQPKLERMGAEIEQSLKEAVDASAET
- a CDS encoding isoprenylcysteine carboxylmethyltransferase family protein — protein: MFGLEVAQGLAFTALLILAATVALARPSLSQHRPRESVATEGGVPQWTEIVWLAAVSILLLYTLLVLLVPHPTYLGPWTFGFPGDEIVQAVGFVVWVGGALLAGWALRTLGRYTTVKIQITETQPIVRSGPYRWIRHPMYSAILFLSIGTTLLFLSPVVAIDAIVLFALAEYRATVEERMFTRSPRLGAEYERLMAETGRFLPGRPRGEPRTPDTPVRKDR
- a CDS encoding OsmC family protein; its protein translation is MVSMEAHGVWEGGFRTRLDDGRGHMVTVDLPPDEDGTDAGTSSLELMVLSLAGCITTIFGLVAQRRKLRFVDMRVALGAERPKGAPTIQRVAGTLEVRTEASSEEVETALRVTLRICPVGVLFEQAHVPVQVVARVLAPSLGSAVREAAPSPADLVTSEPITSQPALRPGAHPRG
- the hemH gene encoding ferrochelatase — encoded protein: MLAMAVGGPDSLEDVGAYLSEVRHGRPTPPELVAEFRERYRRIGGKSPLREITTRQATGLEAKLASEGYHVRAYVGMRHWHPYIRETVAAIARDGLRKVVALCLTPYYARMSVGAYFDAVKEAVRTQGLSLDVAYVDSWNDVPALADVFAERAAASLASLAQDGFPDPYVLFTAHSLPRKILAEGDPYEKELLETMEAIRARLPPIRSRLAYQSAGRTADPWLGPPFEEVIEDLGREGEKAILIVPFGFVSDHLEILYDIDVEAKERAERLGVRLERTPSLNADPKFIEAMAAAVRPRLTS
- a CDS encoding FAD-dependent oxidoreductase, which encodes MKVAVVGGGIVGLFAAFHLERAGAEVTLYEEGKPGARSDHAAGIIEPANAYRTNTFAFLRRVWRFWRGGTCTFRSVDGRWLSASLRELERDLIPGADEVLREMARTSVAGYEELATQNNDFAYTLKGLLERYDHRTHFLEDRAVATSKGSIVPVEVREGEGWAGSLFYPSVGWVHTERFVQRMLRELTQTQIVRQRVDHVGLDGTLRMGGTTANFDSVVVSTGVTSRKLGLPLTGVKGYGWHVQSPMKVEVATIFVDRGIAVVPFENELKVTGGWDFDLSARLSHAPSILAAVKELLPVDRVLSFGDGSRPCTPDGLPIVGRKGRLIIANGGFRLGWSFAPALGKRAALLCTNQTQNDPFLSRYCGSLHAGPV
- a CDS encoding acyl-CoA dehydrogenase family protein — translated: MSDSPYRHLSHAYGRNHFTLDLPFQAVLRFHLGTVPDLARLGEFTGKDLYEVADYVDKFGHPEHIMWSVDGERVDRAWMAPSEMRALEWLLKEGAVNRGPYRRGDWFEHFASLYLIADPGIGCILTVTNQTAYAIHKYGDASARALLPSLIGEEDPIRYGATWFTEIQGGSDLGANRVRADLHEGRWTIDGDTKYFASNAGLAHLALVTARVGPDDRGAKGLGLFLVPEHDRDGKRNFLVRRLKKKSGTVGVPTGEVEFHGAQAMLLGDVEQGIYYTLENLMVSRLANSMAALGIARKAYLEAYYYTQTRTAFGRRLIDHPLIRRDLLDLEVAIEGALVLAFLAVEGFQTSWTDTPPYGPRYHYARLLTHITKNVTADMSAYVTKVAMELHGGLGFLREFPIERWHREALITPIWEGPSNIQALDLLEVIAKKRADRTLLQEIERIGAEIRTGPATFALARARIEEALNTLASYSEAEAQFFGKDVLNDLGHAIAVVELLRVSNSLPSPRMGRVAALYARRYLEGKRYDLPTPEEVDEVIGIDRAPAVGTDA